In Sphaeramia orbicularis chromosome 7, fSphaOr1.1, whole genome shotgun sequence, one genomic interval encodes:
- the igfbp6b gene encoding insulin-like growth factor-binding protein 6b, whose translation MPILSNLTTVVLLLIAHCGSWTGANRLGPFKVCPSCRDPLGAGRPPRDHNVAGSTSVLAQGEPCGVYTLSCAKGLRCVPPPREHSPLQALLQGRGICAKHSRTSPTERPHPTGPHPSHSGDIEKAPCRKLLNSVLRGLELTIFQSDRDIYIPNCDTRGFYRKKQCRSSKGMQRGHCWCVDELGTPVPSRASEDGTLPCDGE comes from the exons ATGCCTATCCTTTCTAACTTAACAACCGTTGTTTTGCTGCTGATTGCTCATTGCGGATCATGGACCGGGGCAAACCGTTTGGGCCCCTTCAAGGTCTGTCCCTCTTGCAGGGATCCACTGGGAGCAGGTCGGCCCCCCAGGGACCATAATGTTGCCGGCAGCACGTCAGTGTTGGCCCAGGGAGAGCCCTGTGGTGTGTACACCCTGAGCTGTGCCAAAGGGCTCCGCTGTGTTCCTCCACCAAGGGAGCACAGCCCCCTCCAGGCTCTGTTACAGGGAAGGGGCATTTGCGCTAAGCACAGCAGGACTAGTCCTACTGAGAGGCCCCACCCCACAG GTCCTCATCCCTCACACAGTGGTGACATAGAAAAA GCACCATGCCGCAAGCTGCTCAATAGTGTCCTGAGAGGTCTTGAGCTGACAATCTTCCAGTCTGACCGTGACATCTATATACCCAACTGTGACACTCGTGGATTCTACAGGAAAAAGCAG TGTCGTTCCTCCAAGGGCATGCAGCGTGGCCATTGCTGGTGTGTGGATGAGCTCGGCACGCCTGTGCCATCACGTGCCAGTGAAGATGGTACTTTACCATGCGATGGGGAGTGA
- the pip4k2ca gene encoding phosphatidylinositol 5-phosphate 4-kinase type-2 gamma, with translation MASLSNSGATSSPMVILAPKTKTKKKHFVQQKVKVFRASDPVLSVFMWGVNHSINDLNQVPVPVMLLPDDFKANTKIKVNNHLFNKENLPGHFKFKEYCPQVFRNLRERFGIEDLDYQVSLTRSPPARSVDDQGEGLLLNSYDRTLVIKQISSEDVADMHTILSEYHQHIVKCHGSTLLPQFLGMYRVGVDSEETYLIVMRNMFSHRLVVHRKYDLKGSLVSREASDKERVKELPTFKDMDFRNNMQKVYVTEEQKEKFMEKLNRDVEFLVKLKIMDYSLLLGIHDMGRAEREEEEGEEVSNEEEQEAENGLAPAAAVGSYGTSPEGIAGYMSSCKPLGPGEFDPYVDVYAIRSCSGAPQREVYFMGLIDVLTQYDTKKKAAHAAKTVKHGAGAEISTVHPEQYAKRFRDFISNIFA, from the exons ATGGCTTCCCTCAGTAACTCGGGGGCCACCTCCAGTCCCATGGTCATCCTTGCGCCCAAGACTAAAACGAAAAAGAAACATTTCGTGCAGCAGAAGGTGAAAGTTTTCCGAGCCAGTGACCCTGTCCTGAGCGTCTTTATGTGGGGCGTGAATCACTCG atcaaTGATCTGAACCAAGTACCAGTTCCTGTCATGCTTCTGCCTGATGATTTCAAAGCAAACACTAAGATTAAAGTCAACAACCACCTTTTTAACAA AGAAAACCTCCCTGGACATTTCAAGTTCAAAGAATACTGTCCTCAGGTCTTCCGAAATCTAAGGGAACGGTTTGGTATTGAGGATCTGGATTATCAG GTGTCGTTGACTCGCAGCCCCCCAGCGCGGAGTGTGGACGACCAGGGTGAGGGTCTGCTCCTCAACTCTTACGATCGTACACTGGTCATCAAACAAATATCCAGTGAAGATGTTGCAGATATGCACACTATCCTGTCTGAGTATCACCAG CACATAGTGAAGTGTCATGGTAGCACTCTGCTGCCTCAGTTCCTGGGCATGTACCGCGTCGGTGTGGACAGTGAAGAGACGTACCTGATCGTCATGAGGAACATGTTCAGCCACAGACTGGTGGTGCACAGGAAGTATGACCTGAAG GGCTCACTGGTGTCTCGAGAAGCAAGTGACAAAGAAAGG GTAAAAGAACTTCCTACCTTTAAGGACATGGATTTCAGGAACAACATGCAGAAGGTTTATGTCACTGAGGAACAGAAGGAGAAGTTTATGGAGAAACTGAACAGGGATGTGGAG TTTTTGGTGAAGTTAAAGATCATGGACTACAGCTTGCTGCTTGGTATCCATGACATGGGCCGTGCTGaacgggaggaggaggaaggtgagGAGGTTTCAAATGAAGAAGAACAGGAGGCGGAGAACGGCCTGGCGCCGGCGGCTGCAGTCGGCTCTTACGGCACCTCTCCTGAAGGCATCGCTGGTTACATGTCGTCCTGCAAACCTCTGGGGCCTGGGGAGTTCGACCCATATGTGGATGTATACGCGATCAGGAGCTGCTCGG GAGCTCCTCAGAGGGAGGTCTACTTCATGGGCCTGATTGACGTACTTACCCAGTACGACACCAAGAAGAAAGCCGCTCATGCagcaaaaactgtcaaacatgGG GCCGGGGCTGAAATCTCCACAGTCCACCCTGAGCAGTACGCCAAGCGATTCCGTGACTTCATCTCAAATATTTTTGCATAA
- the ackr5 gene encoding G-protein coupled receptor 182 translates to MRDGRVETPGWLIVKIVLNTIAGKTHLKSADDITKSFSRSTRRGLRRDLSFFTSCKLTKTMSAHNHSLDYLNGTPWFIYECTIQLDADYRRIGLFLIYLFIFVVGLLENSLVVWVNWRRRHSANGVLFCIINVSLSDLMVIVILPFFMMEVTIDKVWLWGRFLCKVTNLIYVVNFYSSTFFLAAMTLERYLSLTRPSSPSCFPVMGQRRWLVCGGLWVFSLFLALMENVHVDLLEWDEPGCYMLPENNYAEWFVTVAFLCLIFQFVGPAALIITCNVLIARAVKTAPDVQGRRDVWLVHVYSLVFVMCWLPYHLVMVLMIIDDTNPFIFSCNTVEVLYFSFGVVQGLSLFHCVANPILYNFLSKSFRNNLINTVVNCIPRDPGAGDQIGGTNQPGAPNRGGKDPEKERKISNASTSQSDVGS, encoded by the exons atgagaGATGGGAGGGTAGAAACTCCTGGTTGGTTGATTGTTAAGATAGTTCTCAACACTATTGCTGGAAAGACTCATCTCAAGTCTGCAGACGACATCACAAAAAGCTTTTCTCGCTCCACAAGACGAGGCCTCAGGAGAGACCTGTCCTTCTTCACCTCCTGTAAACTCACTAAG ACCATGAGCGCTCACAACCATTCGTTAGACTATTTAAACGGCACTCCATGGTTTATCTACGAGTGCACCATCCAGCTGGATGCAGACTACCGTCGCATTGGCCTCTTCCTCATCTACCTTTTCATCTTCGTGGTGGGTCTGCTTGAGAACTCCCTGGTCGTCTGGGTGAACTGGCGCCGACGCCACTCAGCTAATGGGGTTCTCTTCTGCATCATCAACGTGAGCCTTTCGGACCTGATGGTGATCGTGATCCTGCCTTTCTTCATGATGGAGGTGACCATTGACAAGGTCTGGCTCTGGGGACGCTTTCTCTGCAAGGTTACCAACCTCATCTATGTGGTCAACTTCTACAGTAGCACCTTCTTCCTGGCCGCCATGACGTTGGAACGTTACTTGTCTCTAACCAGGCCGTCGTCACCTTCGTGCTTCCCTGTGATGGGCCAGCGTCGCTGGCTGGTCTGCGGAGGCCTGTGGGTGTTCTCTTTGTTCTTGGCCCTGATGGAAAACGTTCATGTGGATCTCCTGGAATGGGATGAACCGGGCTGTTACATGCTGCCTGAAAACAACTACGCTGAGTGGTTTGTCACTGTGGCTTTCCTTTGCCTGATCTTCCAGTTCGTGGGCCCTGCTGCTCTCATCATCACTTGCAACGTGCTGATTGCTCGAGCGGTCAAAACAGCACCAGATGTGCAGGGACGAAGGGATGTGTGGCTGGTGCACGTGTACTCCCTGGTGTTTGTCATGTGCTGGCTGCCCTATCACCTGGTCATGGTCCTGATGATCATAGATGACACTAACCCTTTCATCTTCAGCTGCAACACAGTGGAAGTCCTCTACTTCTCATTCGGCGTTGTGCAGGGCTTGTCCCTTTTCCACTGCGTCGCCAACCCCATCTTATACAACTTCCTCAGCAAGAGCTTCCGCAATAACTTGATCAACACAGTGGTGAACTGCATTCCCAGAGATCCAGGAGCTGGGGACCAGATAGGAGGAACGAACCAGCCTGGCGCCCCCAACAGAGGAGGGAAAGATCCGGAAAAGGAGCGCAAGATAAGCAATGCCAGCACCAGCCAGTCTGATGTCGGATCATAA